The following coding sequences lie in one Arachis hypogaea cultivar Tifrunner chromosome 9, arahy.Tifrunner.gnm2.J5K5, whole genome shotgun sequence genomic window:
- the LOC112711809 gene encoding protein TIME FOR COFFEE isoform X1 has protein sequence MDRIREARRTTMAANGLTRRRPRTNTLRDSPDEDGAIELQEPTRLRDRGSGKKDRDRERERERDRLGRTKRRRGDRLMHSSREDGGDDTSEDSINDEEDDDDGDGGLGGRDGGASAPGSAGASVRMLPLNPSSMSSSSSSLNHHRKSFPPAKVFRPTPPTTWKAADEMIGVSIPRKARSASTKRSHECWASTSAITAEQNHRQASTSPVRTAMAATAAPASPSSSNASARKKIKPNGGGPKFRPPKSSSKSSSSAQDDIEIEIAEVLYGMGRQSQGPSRHEILAHEPSREANKSSGDGKSRISSPISNSQSSLPQNSSSSAVTVSAVAPKRKKPRPVKPEDENPTIFGARSSPISSAMKPESEQPSKNETCSLNSDKNNTGSAPENLDNQQPVGPLPELIKPEGNVLSDSKPLVEESGKPKDVGLSSKEVMAAPHSPKKESAAVQQVDDDREDVKATKANPTISEGENQREEKFQIDLMAPPPPLRSSPERDVVMNMVVDAEKEVKPAMKQDEKQVRMNKDEAAVGLEKEKMRAMVEEAESNKAVNFLKERGIDLHLDLEKTDKGDTGANGTLASKKQHQTVQRQQPQQTNSDKNVQSNSLPLPMSVPSWPGGLPPMSYMTPLQGVVSMDGTTVTPAAIPPPHLLFNQPRPKRCATHCYIARTIMYHQQIARMNPFWPAAAGSASLYGTKPGHLNMVSSTDLHGNLPGRATNSTQDKGHSLAMFPAHIGKDKATPPAAVDNQSRKQILLQQALPPGAAPSNILHGPAFIFPLNQQQAAAAASVRPGSVKSLPVTSNGASSGPSNSAPPNATATGAAAAPTMSFSYPNMPGNETQYLAILQNNAYPFPIPAHVGSPPAYRGTHAQAFPFFNGSFYSSQMLHPSQIQQQQQLPVQSQQNQQHGHQNTSISSGSSSSQKHAQNQQQKPNAATGPNGGAAAGGGGGGGGSLQGFPVTKNLSSQPLQMQQQHPRQQLPNHHASHPARQIESEMGGEDSPSAADSRIPRTTMNIYGQSFAMPMQTPNFALMSPASISGVGSNGSEKKQPQQQHPGSKAGGEASQAFAVSFAPINGATAAPGLDLSFIAQNHSIMQHHNYQLMAAAQAASAQNKKNYHVPEEGKSAGNSSNLDEDRKTMSSKIQSSMGQSIAFSRPDVSDPSITSIAGSNVIDSSGRSLNLGSASSRASASVMPAAINSTSAASQSQQMQRCQQQILQLQKQSQFAAAAAASTRNKTPSTSNGIVYSDNLPSTSAMATKYPNAVSAFPQNLVQSSSTVAQSAQWKNSTRPTTSQSPPSMASTTPSSVKSLPLQQQGRSQQAHAQISFAASPKPSTAQVQPSSSTQSPSPPVVVGSPTTSSVSKNTGSPRTTSASNNNKISQTSSLSSQQAKNSSAVPARKSSPVGGRNVPSILSGPQLPPSSTSSGSKSQLPQQQQKQQQQLPKQTMPQAQLFFSNPYMHSQVSQSGSSPSATSAAASGYYIQRRGPEQMQRPGSSGNSSNGAAVNNSKGSTIPGQGLMHPAQFAAMPPSGNHHQFVPNFPYVHPVPTAVQVKPSDQKQPAGE, from the exons ATGGATAGGATTAGAGAAGCACGGAGAACAACTATGGCAGCTAACGGTTTGACGAGGAGAAGACCCAGGACTAACACACTCAGAGACTCGCCAG ATGAAGATGGAGCCATCGAGCTCCAGGAGCCGACGAGGCTCAGAGATCGAGGGAGTGGGAAGAAGGATCGAGATCgagagagggaaagagagaggGATCGGCTTGGCAGGACAAAGAGGAGGAGAGGGGATAGGTTGATGCACAGTAGCCGGGAGGATGGTGGGGACGACACCTCCGAGGACAGTATCAACGACGAAGAGGATGACGATGATGGCGACGGAGGACTCGGTGGAAGAGATGGTGGTGCTTCCGCTCCCGGTAGCGCTGGCGCTTCCGTCAGAATGCTCCCACTTAACCCCTCCTCGATGTCTTCATCATCGTCTTCCTTGAACCACCATCGGAAGAGCTTCCCTCCGGCAAAAGTTTTTAGACCAACCCCGCCGACGACGTGGAAGGCCGCCGATGAGATGATCGGAGTCTCTATCCCCAGAAAGGCACGCTCAG caTCGACGAAGAGGTCGCATGAATGCTGGGCTTCGACTAGCGCCATAACGGCGGAGCAGAATCACCGGCAGGCATCCACTTCTCCGGTGAGAACAGCCATGGCAGCGACAGCTGCTCCAGCTTCGCCGTCATCGTCGAATGCATCAGCAAGGAAGAAAATA AAGCCGAATGGAGGAGGGCCAAAGTTTCGGCCACCAAAATCGTCTTCGAAGTCATCGTCTTCAGCGCAGGACGATATCGAGATAGAGATCGCGGAAGTGCTGTACGGCATGGGTAGACAGTCACAAGGGCCATCTAGGCATGAAATCTTGGCCCATGAACCGTCAAGGGAAGCTAATAAATCTTCCGGTGACGGCAAGTCAAGGATTTCATCGCCGATCTCCAACTCCCAATCCTCGCTGCCTCAGAATTCAAGCTCTTCTGCTGTTACTGTTTCCGCTGTTG CTCCTAAGAGGAAGAAGCCGCGTCCAGTGAAGCCAGAGGATGAGAATCCGACGATTTTCGGCGCCCGTAGCAGCCCCATTTCATCAGCAATGAAACCGGAGTCTGAACAGCCTTCAAAGAATGAAACTTGCTCGCTGAATTCAGATAAGAACAACACAGGATCTGCGCCTGAGAATTTGGACAATCAGCAGCCGGTTGGGCCTTTGCCGGAGCTGATTAAGCCAGAAGGCAACGTATTATCGGATTCTAAGCCTTTGGTGGAGGAATCGGGGAAACCTAAAGATGTGGGATTGAGCAGCAAGGAAGTGATGGCGGCCCCTCACTCACCGAAGAAGGAATCTGCTGCTGTTCAGCAAGTAGATGATGACCGTGAAGATGTGAAAGCGACTAAAGC GAATCCGACAATATCAGAGGGTGAAAACCAACGAGAGGAGAAGTTCCAGATAGATCTGATG GCGCCGCCTCCTCCGTTGAGGTCGTCTCCGGAAAGAGATGTTGTGATGAACATGGTTGTTGACGCAGAGAAA GAAGTGAAGCCTGCGATGAAGCAGGATGAGAAACAAGTGAGAATGAATAAAGACGAGGCAGCAGTGGGtctagaaaaagagaaaatgagagCTATGGTGGAAGAAGCTGAATCCAACAAAGCAGTTAATTTCCTGAAGGAAAGGGGTATTGATTTGCACCTTGACTTGGAAAAAACTGATAAGGGAGACACTGGTGCAAATGGCACTTTAGCTAGCAAGAAGCAGCATCAAACAGTTCAGAGGCAACAGCCGCAGCAAACAAACTCAGATAAAAATG TACAATCCAATTCTTTGCCACTTCCAATGTCTGTTCCCAGCTGGCCTGGTGGGCTTCCTCCTATGAG TTACATGACACCTTTACAAGGAGTAGTATCTATGGACGGAACTACCGTGACTCCTGCTGCCATACCG CCTCCCCATCTTCTCTTCAATCAGCCACGGCCTAAACGGTGTGCAACACATTGCTACATTGCTCGTACCATAATGTATCACCAGCAAATTGCGAGGATGAATCCATTCTGGCCTGCTGCAGCAGGTTCAGCGTCATTATATGGAACTAAGCCTGGCCATCTTAACATggtgtcatccacagatttgcatggCAATCTTCCTGGTAGGGCCACCAACTCTACTCAGGACAAGGGCCACAGTCTTGCCATGTTTCCAGCTCATATTGGGAAGGATAAAGCCACTCCGCCTGCGGCTGTGGACAACCAATCAAGAAAGCAAATCTTGCTCCAGCAAGCTTTACCTCCGGGAGCAGCACCTAGTAATATATTG CATGGCCCTGCTTTCATCTTCCCTCTGAATCAGCAGCAAGCAGCTGCAGCAGCGTCTGTTCGGCCTGGATCTGTCAAGTCCTTGCCGGTTACAAGCAATGGAGCATCATCCGGCCCTTCCAATTCTGCTCCACCTAATGCAACTGCTACTGGGGCTGCTGCTGCACCAACAATGAGCTTCAGCTATCCGAATATGCCTGGCAATGAAACTCAGTACTTGGCCATCTTGCAAAATAATGCTTACCCATTTCCAATACCAGCTCATGTTGGGAGTCCGCCTGCTTATCGTGGAACCCATGCTCAAGCGTTCCCATTCTTCAATGGGTCTTTTTATTCTTCTCAAATGCTCCATCCTTCACAGATTCAGCAACAGCAGCAGCTTCCAGTTCAATCACAGCAGAACCAGCAGCATGGCCATCAAAATACCAGTATTTCTAGTGGGTCCTCCTCTTCCCAAAAGCATGCACAAAATCAGCAACAAAAGCCTAATGCTGCAACTGGTCCCAATGGTGGTGCtgctgctggtggtggtggtggtggtggtggaagttTGCAAGGTTTCCCTGTCACCAAAAATCTTTCCTCACAGCCACTCCAGATGCAACAGCAGCATCCCAGGCAGCAGTTACCAAATCATCATGCTTCTCATCCAGCTCGCCAAATTGAGTCTGAGATGGGGGGCGAAGACAGCCCGTCCGCTGCTGATAGTCGCATTCCCCGAACTACGATGAATATCTATGGCCAAAGTTTTGCAATGCCAATGCAGACACCAAATTTTGCTTTGATGTCGCCTGCATCAATTAGTGGTGTTGGGTCTAATGGCAGTGAGAAGAAGCAACCACAACAGCAGCATCCCGGTTCAAAGGCTGGAGGTGAAGCATCTCAGGCTTTTGCCGTGTCATTTGCACCAATCAATGGTGCTACTGCTGCCCCTGGCCTTGACCTCTCCTTTATTGCCCAGAATCATTCAATTATGCAACAtcataattatcaattaatggcTGCTGCACAAGCTGCAAGTGCTCAGAATAAGAAAAATTATCATGTCCCTGAAGAAGGGAAAAGTGCTGGTAATTCTTCAAACCTTGATGAAGATAGAAAAACCATGTCCAGtaaaattcaatcatcaatggGCCAATCCATTGCATTCTCAAGGCCAGATGTGTCTGACCCCTCAATAACTTCTATAGCAGGTAGCAATGTCATTGATAGCTCAGGCCGCAGTCTCAACCTTGGTTCTGCATCTTCCCGGGCTTCTGCTTCTGTCATGCCTGCTGCCATCAACTCCACTAGTGCAGCCAGTCAATCACAACAAATGCAGCGATGTCAACAGCAAATTCTTCAGCTTCAGAAGCAGAGTCAATTCGCAGCTGCGGCTGCAGCTTCCACTCGAAATAAGACGCCATCCACAAGTAATGGCATTGTTTACTCTGATAATCTACCTTCTACATCTGCAATGGCCACCAAGTATCCCAATGCAGTATCTGCCTTCCCTCAAAACCTTGTACAGAGCAGCAGCACTGTTGCTCAGTCAGCTCAGTGGAAGAACTCAACAAGGCCAACCACTTCTCAGTCTCCTCCTTCCATGGCTTCGACAACACCGTCGTCAGTCAAGTCTCTACCCCTACAGCAGCAGGGTCGTTCCCAGCAAGCTCACGCACAAATATCTTTTGCCGCAAGTCCAAAACCATCCACAGCACAGGTGCAACCTTCAAGTTCCACCCAGTCCCCATCTCCTCCAGTTGTGGTTGGCTCACCAACTACTTCCTCAGTATCAAAGAACACTGGTAGCCCAAGGACAACATCGGCATCAAACAATAACAAGATCAGCCAAACTTCTTCCTTATCATCACAGCAAGCCAAGAACTCTTCTGCTGTGCCGGCTCGGAAATCCTCACCTGTTGGTGGCAGGAATGTCCCATCGATCCTAAGTGGCCCTCAGCTACCACCCTCTTCAACAAGCTCTGGGAGTAAATCCCAATTGCCACAACAGCAACAAAAGCAACAGCAGCAATTACCAAAGCAAACAATGCCACAGGCCCAGCTGTTCTTCTCAAATCCGTATATGCATTCCCAAGTTTCACAGTCAGGTAGTTCCCCCTCTGCTACTTCGGCTGCTGCAAGTGGGTACTATATTCAACGGCGCGGCCCTGAGCAGATGCAACGACCAGGCTCTTCCGGCAACTCCTCAAATGGTGCTGCAGTGAACAATTCAAAAGGCAGTACCATACCAGGTCAGGGTCTTATGCACCCCGCCCAGTTTGCTGCAATGCCACCATCTGGTAACCACCATCAGTTTGTTCCTAACTTCCCGTATGTC